AAATCTTAGTTAAAAAAGCTTTACAATTAGAAAACTTCTTTACTCAATATTTCTTTATGACTGAACAATTTACAAAACAAAAAGGTCAATATGTACCTTTAAATGAAACAATTGATAGTGTTATTAGAATTATTGAAGGTAAATATATTAAACAATCTCCTGAAATCTTTTCATATATCGGTTCAGCTTTAGATTTAAAAACTGATGAAGAATTAGGATTATAATTTTAGATAATAAAAGCAAGACTTTAAGTCTTGCTTTTTTACTAACTAATTTTTATTATTCTTTTGTAATTTTTGTAAATTTAAATTTGTCTTGTTTATCTCTTAAATAACTAAATGAATAAGTTGATTCACTACTATCTTTTTTATTTTTAACTTTAGCTATTAAAGTTTCACTTAATAATTGTTCAAATTTATTTTTCTTTTGATCTTTAAATTCAAAATTAATTTCAACACTAGATTGATCAATTGTACTTTCATTTAATGAACTATTTAATGAAGTTATAAGTTTAGATAATTGATTAATAGCATTTTCAGATTTATTATCTTTTTTACTTAGATCAATATTAAATACTTTATTTAATAAAGTATCTAGTAATGAACTTTTACCAATTGGTTCTTTACTATCTGAAGTTCAACCTAAAATTTCTAAAGTTTTATCAGAATTTGATTTTAGAATATCTAATAAATGAGTTTTGTCTTTATAATCAACATCTTTTGCTTTATATTCGTATTTATCAATTACTTTAGCAACATCAGTTAAACCAGTTAAACTAATATTTGAACTTTGTAGTTCATTTAATTTTTCATTTCCTTTAACATCTAAACTAGTTAACAAAGTGTCTAAAATATCAGCTACAGATTTATTTTGTAAAGGTTTAACAAATGATTTATCTTTTCATCAAGATTCATTCATTTTATTTAAAGGAGTAGTTAGTAAACCTTTTAAGTTAAATTCTTTAGCATTTTTAAATATTTTGTCATATCCATTTTCTAAACCACTTAAAAGATTTCTAATTATTCCAAAAGGAACATCTTTAGCACTGAATGGTAAATTTTGTGCTATTTTTTTTATTTCTTCAATTTTTTTAATAGTTGTAGTTCTGAATTGTTTAAACATTTCATTTATTTTATTTGGTAAAAATACTTCACCAGAATATAGCTGTTTAAATGAGTTTTTATCATTTTTATTTTCTGCTGTTATTGGAAATGCAATTGGTAACACTTCTTTTACTAAGCCTTCAAAAACAAATGCTGGGATCACAGGTAAAAGACTAGCATCTACTTCTTTTAAAATGCCTAGATTAGTTTTTAAAGAAGTTAAAACAACAGGAAGTACCTTAATAAATAATGTAGATAAACAATCATATACATTGTGTGTTCCTGTTAATAAACTAGTTAAAGTATATGATATTCATTTATATAAGTGTGGCAATAAATCATTGATAGTTTTTTTAAGTTGATCTTCTTTAGCATCTTTTGATATTACTGGTAAAAGTGGTGTTATTTTTTCATTTAAGAAATCATTAGCTAAAGTTATTAGAACAGTAACAATAGGATGAGCACTTTGATTTTCAAAATATTCTTTTACTAATTTCTCATTTTGATTATTTCTGTCATCTTCTGGATATTCTACTTTAGTAGTTGATAAGAATAAAATAGCTAATAGTTTTTGCAATTCAAATCCATCTTTACTATCCTTATCTTTTAATTCTTTAACAGGTTTTGCAAAGAATGAAAGTATATATTTTAAATTGATTGAAGATGATTTATTTTCTGTGATAGTAGCTATAGTTTTCTCATCATAAGTATTTTTAACAAAATCTTGATTTGTTGTTTTTTCACCAAATAAGTTATTAGCAGATTTAGGTGTAAAATCTCTAGCACTTTCAAATAAACTTAGTTTAATTTGTAAGAATTGTAAAGCCTCTAAAATGTAACCAACAATATCTAATTCGTTACCATTTGATGGTTTAGCAGGACCATTTAATGCTTTAGTTAATGCTAAACTTGCGTCTTTTAGTGATTTAGAAGCATTTTCAACATCTAGTTTAACAGAAGTATATCTACTTCCAACTAAGCCTAGACCTACAGCATTAACTAATGATGTATAAAATGCATTATCTAAATCTTCAGCTTTTAATTCTTTATAGTTTTTATTAACATCAATTTTTTCTTGGAATTTTTGAACATCTTTTACAAATTCAGAACTTGGATTAGTTAATTTTTCTAATCCAGTTTTTAAATGAGGTTTAACTTTTTCAAAAAATGATTTTAAAGTAGTATTAGCTGAATCAAAACTACTTACTAAAAACATTGGATTTAAACTAGTAGTTAGATCTAATATTTTTAAGATATCATCACTTAATTTATCTAAATCAGTTGTATCTACTCCAAATAGTTTAAACACTTCATTAAATAATGGAATTGAAGGTTTTTTAATTTGATTATCTAATTTAATTTTTGAATCTAATACATTTTTATATGAATCTTTTATAAAGTAATGATCAACAAGAGTATTTAATGTTGTTATATTACCGATATCTTTATCAGTATCTTCTAGTTTTAAATTATTTTCTTTTAATAAATTAGTTAGTGATTTTTTATTATTTTCAATTTTAATTTCTTTTAAGTTAACTTTTAGTTGATCTGCTAAAATAAGTTCTTTAGCAAATAAACTAATAGAAGTTTGAGTATTTGTTATCGAATTATTAGTGTCAAATTTTTTTTCTTTAACATGGCAGGCAATTATTGGTAAACTAGCAGTTGTTATCATCATCATTGATGATAAAATTGCAATTAATTTCTTCATAATTTCTCCTATGTAAAACAATTTAAAAAATGTTTTACATTAAGATATTGCCAATAAAAGTAGTCTAAAAGTAGAAAATAACATAAATATAAGAAAACTACAATAGTTTTTAGAAAATATGAATTAATTTTTACAAAATAAATTATCTTTTTAATAAAAGTAGTTATTTTTTGATATAAAGCGTTTTATAAAAAATTCTTTTAAATAAAAAAACAAGATCTTAAATAATTTAAGATCTTGTAGGTTAATTAATTAGTTTTTTGTAATTTTTACAAATTTAAATTTATCTTGTTTATCTCTAGAATAAGTAAAGGAATATTTAGATTCAGAATTATTATTTTTATTTTTAACACTAGCTATTAAAGTTTCACTTAATAATTGGTCTGAACTATTTTTCTTAGTATCTTTAAATTCAAATATGATTTCTATATTACTATCAAATAAAGTATCTAATGAACTATTTGCTGATGCAATAATCTTAGCTAATTGATTAATTGCATTTTCTGATTTATCACTATTTTGATTTGTTTTAAAATTAAATACTTTAGATAAAAACACATCAATTAATGAACCTTTACCAATTGGATTCTTACTATCTGAAGTTCAACCTAAAATTTCTAATGTTTTATCTGGATTAGCTTTTAAGATATCAGCTAATTGAGTTTTATTTTGATAATCAACTCCATTTGCTTTATAAGTGTAATTATCAATTAAAGTAGTAATATCAGTTAAATTAGTTAAGTTAATATTTGAACTAGATAAATCAGCTAATTTTTCATTACCCTGAATATTTAAAGATTTTAATAAAGTGTCTAAAATATCAGCAACAGATTTATTTTGTAATGGCTTAGCAATATTTCTTTCTTTTCAACTATCAGAATCTATTTTATTAAGTGGGGTAGTTAATAAAGTTTTTAAATTTAAATGTTTAACATTTTTAAATATTTGATCATATATACTTTTAAATAAGTCTAAATAAGGTTTAGCTTGATCAAATGGGATTTGTTTTGGATCAACTCCAAGACTAGATAATTTTTCTTTAATTTCTTTTTTTACTGCTTCAAAGAACTCATCTAATTTATCAATTAAAAATACATTCCCACCATATAAAACTTTGAATGAATTTTTATTTTCGTCTTTTTCGTTAGTAATTATTGGAAATGCAATTGATAAAGTTGGAGCAAGTACAAGTGCAAATAAAAGTGCAGGTGCTGATGGAATTAAATCTTCTTTTTCTTTAACTTTGTCTTTTAATATAGTAGTATTTTTAATTAAAGAACTTAAAATAGGTGACATTGTTTTAGTAAACAATATACCTAAAGTGTCATAAGCATTTTTAGCACCAGTTAGTAAGTTGTTTGAAGCAAATGAGATTCATTTGTATAAATGAGGAATAGACTCATTCATAAATTTCTTAATACCTTCTTTTTCATTAGGAATTAAAGCTTCAAGTTTCTTTTCTATAAGATCCTTAGCCATTATTGTTAATAAAGTAATTGAAGGATGAGCCTTTTTATTTTCATAATACTGTTTTGAATCATCTGTATCTCCTCTATCTGGATATTCATTTTTAGCAGTTGATAAGAATAGCATTGCTAAAAGCTTTTGTAGTTCATATCCATCAAGTTGTTTTTCATCTTTTAATTCTTCAACAGCTTTTTTAAAGAATGAAAGTAAGTATTTTAGATTAATTGATGATGATTTCTTTTCTGTTATATTTGCTATAGTTTTATCTTTATAAAGTTCAGTTAGGAATTCTTGATTTGTTTTTTTATCATCAAATAAATTATTAGCTGAACTAGGAGTATGAGTTTTAACATTTTCAAATAAGCTTAATTTTAGTTGTAAAAATTGAAGAGCTTGTAAAGTGTATAAAACAATATCTCATTCTTTATTTTGAGTAGGTTTAGCTGGTGAATCAGTTATTTTAGCTAACATTTCACCTGATTTTTGTAAAGTCTCATTTGTATTTTGAGTATTAATTTCAACAGTTTTGAAATCTTTTGTTCCTATTCCTAAACCTATTGCATTAATTAAACTTGTATAAAAAGCAATGTCTAAATCTTCAACTTTTAGATTTTTGTATTTTTCATTAACATTAAGTTTTTCTTGAAATTCTTTAACATTTTTTGTTATACCCTCTTTTTGAGCAGTAATTGAATCAAATAATGTTTTTAAACTTGGTTTTAAGTTTTTAAAAAATGATTGTAAAGTAGTATTACTTTTATCAAAGTTTGAAGAAATAAACATTGGATTTAGATTAACTAATAAAGTTAAAATATTTGTAATATCATCGCTAAATTTATCTAAATCAGTTGTACCTAATCCAAATAATTTAAAAATTTCACTAAATAAAGGATTTGATAATTTCTTTTGTGAATCTAATTTAATATTTGAATCTAATACATTTTTATATGAATCTTTTTCAAAATATTGGCTGATAAGTTCGTTTGATGAACTAATATTTTTAATACTTGGATCAGTATTATCTAATTTTAAATTATATTCATCTAATAAAAGAGCTAAGTCTTTTTGGTTATTTCTATTTTTAAGTTCTTGTAAGTTAACTTGTAATTGATCTGCTAAAATAAGTTCTTTAGCAAATAAACTAGCAGTTGAGTGGGTATTTGTTATTGAATTATTATTTTCAAATTTATTTTGTTTAGTATGACAGGCAATTATTGGTAAACTAGCAGTTGTTATCATCATCATTGATGATAAAATTGCAATTAATTTCTTCATAATTTCTCCTATGTAAAACAATATAAAAACTTGTTCTACATTAAGATATTGCCAATAAAAGTAGTCTAAAAGTAGGAAATAACATAAATATAAAAAAACTACAATAGATTTTAATAAAAAATGAACTATATTTTACAAAATAAAAACAAGACCTTAAATATTTAAGATCTTGTCAAATGCTAATAATTTTATTAACTAATTTTTTGTGATTTTAATAAATTTAAACTTATCATCTTTGTTAGTTCTAGAATAATCAAACACATATTTAGTTGTAATCTTGTCTTTATTATTTATAAATTTAGCTTCTAGTTGTTGAGAAACTAATTGGTTAAATTTATTTTTCTTATCATCTAAAAATGTATAAGTAATATTAAACTTTTTGTCATTAAATTCAGTGTTTAGTGAATTATTAACAGATAATAAGAATTTTGATAATAAATTAATAGTGTTTTGTGAACTATTATTTTTATCATTTAAGTTAATATTTAAAGTTTTAGAAAATATTATATCTAATAATGAGTCTTTAGCTATCAGATTATTTTTATCTGATGTTCAACCAATGATTTGTAAAACTTTATCTGGATTAGATTTTAAAATATCAATTAAACTAGAGTTAGTTTTATATTCAATACCACTTGGTTTATAGTCATATTTTTGAATTTTTAAAATTATGTCAGTTAAACTAGTTAAATTAATATTTAAACTTTGCAAATCATCTAATTTTTCATCTCCTTTAATATCTAAATCTTTTAATAATTTATCTAAATTATCAGCAATAGATTTATTTTGATATTCTTTTGCAAATGTTTTATCTTTTCATCAAGATTCATTCATTTTATTTAAAGGAGTATTTAATAAAGTTTTTAGATTAAATTGCTGAACGTTTTTAAAAATATCTTCATAGTTATTTTTAAAACTATCAAAGTAATGTTGGATTAAAGAAAATGGAATATCAGTAGATTTTATAGGTATAAAACTACCAAATGATTTTAAAAGATGTTCAACTTTTTGTTTAAAGGTTTTAAACATTTCATCAGTCTTATTAACTAAAAAAATATTTCCACTATAAAGTTCTTTAAATGAATTTTTATCACTTGATTTCTTTGTAATAGGAAAACCCACATTTAAAGTTGGTGCTATTATTTGTTCAAATAACACAGGAAAAGCAAGGTCTTTAAAAGTTATTATTTCTTTACTTAAAAGTTTTGTTTCATCTTGAATTATTACAACTATAGAAGGTAGAACCTTAACAAATAATGCACTTAAAGTTTCATATATGTTAGCTGATCCAGTTAATAAATTAGTTGTTGCATAAGATAATCATTTATAAAAATATGGAATAGAACGCTCAACTAGTTTTTCAACATTTTCTTTTTTAACATTAACTAATAAAGGACTAAGTTTTTTAATTAAAAAATCTTTTATTAAAACAGATAAAAGATAAATTGAAGGATGAGCTTGTTGTTTTTCATAATAATCTTTAGGATCATTAATAGTTGATGTTGTATTATAGTCAACTTTATTTTCTGATAAAAACAGCATTGCTAGTAATTTTTGTAATTCATATCCATTTTTATTATTAGGATCTTTTAATTCTTCAACTGGTTTTTTAAAAAATGATAATAAGTATTTTAGATTAATAGATGAAGGTTTATTTTTTGTAATATCACTAATTTTTTTAGAACTATAAGCATCTTTTATAAAGTCTTGGTTTGACTTAGTATCACTAAATAAATGCTCAGCAGATTTAATTTGATAATTTTTAGTACCATCAAATAAACTTAGTTTTAGTTGTAAAAATTGTAGAGCTTGTAAAATAAAAGCTACAATTTCTCATTCTTTATTTTGTTTTATTTCTTTTTTATTGCTAATTACACTAGCTAGATTTTCACTAGCTTGTTTTAAAGAGTTATTAGTATTTTTAATATCTAGTTCAACTATTTTATAAGTTGTAGAATTTAATCCTAAACCTATAGCATTAATTAAACTAATATAAAAAGCTTTATCAAGATCTTCTAGTTTAAGATCTTTATATTTGTTATTAACATCAATCTTTTCTTTAAAGTTATTAATGTTATCAATTAAATTTTTATCTAAATTAGATAGTGATTCTAATCAAGTTTTTAAACTTGGTTTAAGTTTTTCAAACATTTCTTTTAATAAAGAATCTATATTTGAAAAATGATTAAACATAAAACTCGGATTTAATTTAGAAGTTAATTCTAAAATTTTAATAAGATCATCACTTGTTTTTTTAGTATCACTTATATCTAAATTTAATAATTTAAAAACTTCATCTAATACAAAATTATTTAAACTTTTATTAGAGTCAAGTTTTATGTTTTTATCTAGAACATTTTTATATGAATTTTGATCAAAATATTTATTTATAAATTGATTAGTTGATTTTAATGAATCTAAACTTAGTTCATCTTTATCAAGAACTAAATTATTTTGATTAGTTAATAGTTCTAGATTTTTATTTTCATTCAAGTTTTTAATTTCTTGAAAATTTAGTTGTAGTTGATCTGCTAAAATGAAATCTTTAGCAAATAAACTAATTGCAGTTTTTGTATTTGTTAATGAGTTGTTAGTTTCAAATTTATATTCTTTTTTATGACAAGCAATTACTGGTAAACTAGCTGTACTTATCATCATAACTGATGATAAGATTGCAATTAATTTCTTCATAATTCCTCCTGTATAAAACTTAAAATCGGTTAGGATAAAAGTTTTATACTTTGATGTTTTATAACAAATTTTAAAAAAATGCAAAGTTTTTTAATTTCTAAAAAAGTGTATAATTTGGGAAAAACATTTTTAAATTTAAATAATATGTAAACTTTATTTTTAATATTTTAA
This genomic window from Mycoplasma mycoides subsp. capri contains:
- a CDS encoding MOLPALP family lipoprotein translates to MKKLIAILSSMMMITTASLPIIACHVKEKKFDTNNSITNTQTSISLFAKELILADQLKVNLKEIKIENNKKSLTNLLKENNLKLEDTDKDIGNITTLNTLVDHYFIKDSYKNVLDSKIKLDNQIKKPSIPLFNEVFKLFGVDTTDLDKLSDDILKILDLTTSLNPMFLVSSFDSANTTLKSFFEKVKPHLKTGLEKLTNPSSEFVKDVQKFQEKIDVNKNYKELKAEDLDNAFYTSLVNAVGLGLVGSRYTSVKLDVENASKSLKDASLALTKALNGPAKPSNGNELDIVGYILEALQFLQIKLSLFESARDFTPKSANNLFGEKTTNQDFVKNTYDEKTIATITENKSSSINLKYILSFFAKPVKELKDKDSKDGFELQKLLAILFLSTTKVEYPEDDRNNQNEKLVKEYFENQSAHPIVTVLITLANDFLNEKITPLLPVISKDAKEDQLKKTINDLLPHLYKWISYTLTSLLTGTHNVYDCLSTLFIKVLPVVLTSLKTNLGILKEVDASLLPVIPAFVFEGLVKEVLPIAFPITAENKNDKNSFKQLYSGEVFLPNKINEMFKQFRTTTIKKIEEIKKIAQNLPFSAKDVPFGIIRNLLSGLENGYDKIFKNAKEFNLKGLLTTPLNKMNESWWKDKSFVKPLQNKSVADILDTLLTSLDVKGNEKLNELQSSNISLTGLTDVAKVIDKYEYKAKDVDYKDKTHLLDILKSNSDKTLEILGWTSDSKEPIGKSSLLDTLLNKVFNIDLSKKDNKSENAINQLSKLITSLNSSLNESTIDQSSVEINFEFKDQKKNKFEQLLSETLIAKVKNKKDSSESTYSFSYLRDKQDKFKFTKITKE
- a CDS encoding MOLPALP family lipoprotein, giving the protein MKKLIAILSSMMMITTASLPIIACHTKQNKFENNNSITNTHSTASLFAKELILADQLQVNLQELKNRNNQKDLALLLDEYNLKLDNTDPSIKNISSSNELISQYFEKDSYKNVLDSNIKLDSQKKLSNPLFSEIFKLFGLGTTDLDKFSDDITNILTLLVNLNPMFISSNFDKSNTTLQSFFKNLKPSLKTLFDSITAQKEGITKNVKEFQEKLNVNEKYKNLKVEDLDIAFYTSLINAIGLGIGTKDFKTVEINTQNTNETLQKSGEMLAKITDSPAKPTQNKEWDIVLYTLQALQFLQLKLSLFENVKTHTPSSANNLFDDKKTNQEFLTELYKDKTIANITEKKSSSINLKYLLSFFKKAVEELKDEKQLDGYELQKLLAMLFLSTAKNEYPDRGDTDDSKQYYENKKAHPSITLLTIMAKDLIEKKLEALIPNEKEGIKKFMNESIPHLYKWISFASNNLLTGAKNAYDTLGILFTKTMSPILSSLIKNTTILKDKVKEKEDLIPSAPALLFALVLAPTLSIAFPIITNEKDENKNSFKVLYGGNVFLIDKLDEFFEAVKKEIKEKLSSLGVDPKQIPFDQAKPYLDLFKSIYDQIFKNVKHLNLKTLLTTPLNKIDSDSWKERNIAKPLQNKSVADILDTLLKSLNIQGNEKLADLSSSNINLTNLTDITTLIDNYTYKANGVDYQNKTQLADILKANPDKTLEILGWTSDSKNPIGKGSLIDVFLSKVFNFKTNQNSDKSENAINQLAKIIASANSSLDTLFDSNIEIIFEFKDTKKNSSDQLLSETLIASVKNKNNNSESKYSFTYSRDKQDKFKFVKITKN
- a CDS encoding MOLPALP family lipoprotein, whose product is MKKLIAILSSVMMISTASLPVIACHKKEYKFETNNSLTNTKTAISLFAKDFILADQLQLNFQEIKNLNENKNLELLTNQNNLVLDKDELSLDSLKSTNQFINKYFDQNSYKNVLDKNIKLDSNKSLNNFVLDEVFKLLNLDISDTKKTSDDLIKILELTSKLNPSFMFNHFSNIDSLLKEMFEKLKPSLKTWLESLSNLDKNLIDNINNFKEKIDVNNKYKDLKLEDLDKAFYISLINAIGLGLNSTTYKIVELDIKNTNNSLKQASENLASVISNKKEIKQNKEWEIVAFILQALQFLQLKLSLFDGTKNYQIKSAEHLFSDTKSNQDFIKDAYSSKKISDITKNKPSSINLKYLLSFFKKPVEELKDPNNKNGYELQKLLAMLFLSENKVDYNTTSTINDPKDYYEKQQAHPSIYLLSVLIKDFLIKKLSPLLVNVKKENVEKLVERSIPYFYKWLSYATTNLLTGSANIYETLSALFVKVLPSIVVIIQDETKLLSKEIITFKDLAFPVLFEQIIAPTLNVGFPITKKSSDKNSFKELYSGNIFLVNKTDEMFKTFKQKVEHLLKSFGSFIPIKSTDIPFSLIQHYFDSFKNNYEDIFKNVQQFNLKTLLNTPLNKMNESWWKDKTFAKEYQNKSIADNLDKLLKDLDIKGDEKLDDLQSLNINLTSLTDIILKIQKYDYKPSGIEYKTNSSLIDILKSNPDKVLQIIGWTSDKNNLIAKDSLLDIIFSKTLNINLNDKNNSSQNTINLLSKFLLSVNNSLNTEFNDKKFNITYTFLDDKKNKFNQLVSQQLEAKFINNKDKITTKYVFDYSRTNKDDKFKFIKITKN